A genome region from Thermotoga sp. Mc24 includes the following:
- a CDS encoding FecCD family ABC transporter permease: MVIYRNYVARRIFTILLLSFLLVLVGIYSLSHGGYSLSFKDIIGAFLGKGDRKAQLVIWSVRFPRVVAGILVGASLAVSGAVMQGVLKNPLASPFTTGTSHGAMFGASLAIALGAGYSESTGSVTLNNPYTIALFAFLGAMSSSLVIFLMGKLKEITPEAMVLMGVAMGSLFTAATALIQYFADDLELATMVYWSFGDLGRTTWRENIILLVVFLTVFAYFLWKAWDINAMVVGDEIAKSTGIEVEKVRLILVVLSTLLTAISVAFVGIIGFIGLLAPHMMRILFGEDYRFLIPLSALCGSVLLLSADTVARVLLSPTVLPVGIVTSFLGAPLFIYLLLQSKER; the protein is encoded by the coding sequence ATGGTGATTTACAGAAATTACGTTGCGAGAAGAATTTTCACGATTCTACTTTTATCGTTTTTGCTGGTGCTTGTAGGGATCTATTCTCTATCACATGGCGGCTATTCTCTGTCGTTCAAAGATATTATCGGCGCATTTCTGGGGAAGGGTGACAGGAAAGCACAACTTGTGATCTGGAGCGTCAGATTTCCAAGGGTGGTCGCTGGTATCCTCGTTGGTGCTTCCTTGGCAGTCTCCGGAGCTGTTATGCAGGGAGTTTTGAAGAATCCTCTTGCCAGTCCCTTTACAACGGGTACATCTCATGGTGCTATGTTCGGCGCTTCCTTAGCCATCGCACTGGGAGCGGGGTATTCTGAGAGTACTGGTAGTGTCACACTGAACAATCCCTACACTATTGCTCTCTTCGCTTTTCTCGGGGCGATGAGTTCTTCTCTCGTCATTTTTTTGATGGGAAAACTAAAAGAAATCACTCCGGAAGCGATGGTGCTGATGGGCGTTGCCATGGGTTCTCTTTTCACGGCTGCCACCGCGTTGATCCAGTACTTTGCCGATGATCTGGAACTCGCCACGATGGTTTATTGGAGCTTTGGAGATCTTGGAAGGACAACCTGGAGAGAAAACATCATACTTCTGGTGGTCTTTTTGACGGTTTTCGCTTACTTCCTCTGGAAGGCGTGGGATATCAACGCGATGGTTGTGGGAGATGAAATCGCAAAGTCGACGGGGATTGAAGTGGAAAAAGTGAGATTGATTCTGGTAGTGCTTTCTACTTTGCTGACAGCTATCAGTGTGGCGTTCGTCGGTATAATCGGTTTCATAGGACTGCTGGCACCCCACATGATGAGAATCCTCTTTGGGGAAGATTACAGATTTTTGATTCCCCTCTCAGCGCTGTGTGGTAGTGTTTTGCTGTTATCGGCCGATACTGTGGCACGTGTTCTTCTCTCTCCTACAGTTCTTCCTGTGGGGATTGTGACTTCTTTTCTCGGGGCACCTCTTTTCATCTATCTGCTCCTTCAAAGTAAGGAAAGGTGA
- a CDS encoding iron ABC transporter substrate-binding protein produces MKFKVFISVFLILSIVLFSEGIVIKDLLGREVEVPSNVNRIVAVGPGALRLIAYLKATDMVVGVEDFEKLRPYGRPYIVAYPELKELPSVGPGGPGKLPNLESLITLQPDVVFITYVDRKTAQDIQEKTGIPVVVLSYGDLGTFEDEDLFRSLELAGKILGREERAHEVVDFIKKAQEDLSTRSEAVESPTVYVGGIGYKGVHGIDSTEAKYPPFVVLHARNVVHGLGEGHKFIDPEKLLVWDPEYIFIDENGLSLVLDDYSKHREFYESLNAVKRGKVYGILPYNYYTTNIGTALANAYFIGKVLYPERFADIDPEEKADEIYEFLLGKRVYEEMAEQFGGFGKIDLSSGKILRGTW; encoded by the coding sequence ATGAAATTCAAGGTTTTCATCTCTGTTTTTCTGATTCTCTCGATCGTGTTGTTTTCGGAAGGAATTGTGATAAAGGATCTTCTTGGAAGAGAAGTAGAAGTTCCTTCGAACGTGAATCGAATCGTGGCGGTGGGTCCCGGGGCGCTCAGGTTGATTGCGTATTTGAAAGCCACCGATATGGTTGTCGGTGTGGAAGACTTTGAGAAACTCAGACCTTACGGGAGGCCTTACATAGTTGCGTATCCGGAGCTCAAGGAACTTCCGAGTGTTGGCCCTGGAGGACCAGGAAAGCTTCCAAATCTGGAGTCTTTGATAACTCTGCAACCCGACGTTGTCTTTATAACGTACGTTGACAGAAAGACGGCGCAGGACATACAGGAGAAAACGGGGATTCCCGTTGTCGTACTCAGTTACGGAGATCTCGGGACATTTGAAGACGAGGATCTCTTCAGATCGCTCGAACTGGCGGGAAAGATTCTTGGAAGAGAAGAAAGAGCCCATGAAGTGGTTGATTTCATAAAGAAAGCGCAGGAGGATCTCTCGACTCGATCTGAGGCTGTCGAAAGTCCTACTGTCTACGTTGGTGGAATCGGATACAAGGGAGTTCATGGAATCGATAGCACGGAGGCGAAGTATCCTCCTTTCGTGGTCCTACACGCGAGGAACGTTGTGCACGGGTTGGGAGAAGGACACAAATTCATAGATCCTGAGAAGCTACTCGTTTGGGATCCAGAGTACATTTTCATCGATGAAAACGGTTTGAGCCTCGTACTGGACGATTATTCGAAACACAGAGAGTTCTATGAGAGTTTAAACGCTGTTAAAAGAGGGAAAGTTTACGGCATTCTCCCTTACAATTACTACACCACCAACATCGGAACGGCTCTGGCCAATGCGTACTTCATCGGAAAAGTCCTCTATCCCGAACGTTTTGCCGATATCGATCCGGAGGAAAAGGCGGATGAAATTTATGAATTCCTTCTCGGAAAAAGGGTTTACGAGGAGATGGCTGAGCAATTTGGAGGATTTGGAAAGATAGATCTTTCTTCAGGAAAGATCCTCCGTGGAACATGGTGA
- the tsaA gene encoding tRNA (N6-threonylcarbamoyladenosine(37)-N6)-methyltransferase TrmO, with the protein MFLLKQIGVIRSPFKSPSECPFQGRFSQERFTIELFPEYEEGLKDIETCTHLIVLYWLDRANRDRLIAIPPFDKREHGVFATRSPHRPNPIGFSVVKLLEVRGRELVVEGLDAVDGTPVVDIKPYSSKIDCVENARIGWFEEV; encoded by the coding sequence ATGTTTCTGTTGAAACAGATTGGTGTGATTAGATCTCCTTTCAAAAGTCCTTCCGAATGCCCTTTCCAAGGGAGATTTTCTCAGGAAAGATTTACGATTGAACTCTTTCCTGAATACGAAGAAGGGCTGAAGGACATCGAAACGTGTACACATCTGATCGTTCTTTACTGGCTTGACAGAGCGAACAGAGACAGATTGATCGCCATTCCACCGTTTGACAAACGTGAGCATGGTGTCTTCGCGACGCGCTCTCCCCACAGACCGAATCCCATCGGTTTTTCTGTTGTGAAACTTTTAGAAGTGAGAGGTAGGGAGCTGGTTGTGGAGGGACTGGACGCTGTTGATGGAACCCCCGTCGTCGATATCAAACCGTATTCTTCGAAAATAGACTGCGTAGAGAACGCCAGAATTGGATGGTTCGAGGAGGTGTAG